The Pseudofrankia inefficax genome window below encodes:
- a CDS encoding TetR family transcriptional regulator yields MPRPPQPLLDYDSVVVTALRIIDVEGLDAFSLPRLAREMNVRAPSLYHHFQDKAEILRAVARAIVLETPRPRERSAATWMEFFVEQSLNFRRTVLRHANAAPVLLQFMPRDVFAEVYDAYAAFLTEIGIPLRLQVLIMDGMDKLTLGAALTEAIKPPSDRGEVFPHVHPDQEPVLYRAVIANEHSPEELWAEAIRAFLRGIVDENRRPLPAGGPVGG; encoded by the coding sequence ATGCCTCGCCCGCCGCAGCCCCTGCTCGACTACGACTCCGTCGTGGTCACGGCACTGAGGATCATCGACGTAGAAGGGCTCGACGCCTTCAGCCTGCCGCGGCTGGCGCGCGAGATGAACGTGCGCGCGCCGTCGCTGTACCACCATTTCCAGGACAAGGCGGAGATCCTGCGGGCGGTCGCGCGGGCGATCGTGCTGGAGACGCCGCGGCCGAGGGAGCGCTCGGCGGCGACCTGGATGGAGTTCTTCGTCGAGCAGAGCCTGAACTTCCGCCGGACGGTGCTCCGGCACGCCAACGCGGCTCCCGTCCTGCTGCAGTTCATGCCCCGCGACGTGTTCGCCGAGGTCTATGACGCCTATGCCGCGTTTCTGACCGAGATCGGTATTCCGCTGCGTCTGCAAGTGCTGATCATGGATGGGATGGACAAGCTCACCCTGGGCGCGGCACTCACCGAGGCGATCAAGCCTCCGTCCGACCGTGGCGAGGTGTTCCCGCACGTGCATCCGGACCAGGAGCCCGTCCTCTACCGAGCGGTCATCGCGAACGAGCACAGCCCTGAGGAGCTGTGGGCCGAGGCCATCCGGGCGTTCCTGCGCGGGATCGTCGACGAGAACCGGCGGCCGCTGCCGGCAGGCGGACCGGTCGGCGGCTGA
- a CDS encoding nitroreductase family protein, translating into MAFADTTADMGVLDVMGSARAMRWFRPDPVPWPLLEKVLWAATRATNPNNLQPWDFIVVQDAEVRARLGGLIATLTSGRPSPVSPEIDPTTRRTYTGGLHLIEHFGEVPVMVFICGTRLVRAGSDRMDPMYSAVYAAAQNLLVAARTVGLGAAFTTLHERVEPEVRAVLRIPDDRFLGVTMPIGWPAVPFGPLTRKPLDEVVHHDRW; encoded by the coding sequence ATGGCATTCGCGGATACGACGGCCGATATGGGCGTGCTCGACGTGATGGGAAGCGCTCGCGCCATGCGGTGGTTCAGGCCCGATCCCGTCCCGTGGCCCCTGCTGGAGAAGGTCCTGTGGGCGGCCACCCGGGCGACGAACCCGAACAACCTTCAGCCGTGGGACTTCATCGTCGTTCAGGACGCCGAGGTACGAGCGCGCCTCGGCGGCCTCATCGCGACGTTGACCTCAGGCAGGCCAAGTCCGGTCTCTCCCGAGATCGACCCGACCACGCGCAGGACCTACACGGGAGGCCTGCACCTCATCGAGCACTTCGGCGAGGTCCCGGTCATGGTCTTCATCTGCGGAACCCGTCTCGTCCGCGCGGGCTCCGACCGCATGGACCCCATGTACTCGGCCGTCTACGCGGCGGCGCAGAACCTTCTCGTGGCGGCACGAACGGTCGGGCTTGGCGCGGCCTTCACGACCTTGCACGAGCGAGTCGAGCCGGAGGTGCGCGCGGTGCTTCGCATCCCCGACGACCGGTTTCTGGGAGTCACGATGCCGATCGGGTGGCCGGCCGTCCCCTTCGGACCGCTGACCCGCAAGCCTCTGGACGAGGTCGTGCACCACGACCGCTGGTGA
- a CDS encoding acyl-CoA dehydrogenase family protein, translated as MDFSVTDELAAHRDAARQWVVDNVRPAWVEEQYRTGVHQTMELHRLLARDGILGAGWPAAHGGTEVVPEFARALHSEISRFGLAADGWSTTLMVINTINEVGTESQKREYIGGALRGEILIALGYTEPESGSDVAAAKTTAVRNEAGWLINGQKLFTSTAQCCSHVFVLARTNPGVPKHRGLSLFLVRTDDPGFDLRPIHTLGGQQTCATYYSDVQVPDSALIGGVDEGWRVMKVALVHERGSDNLEFVETRVSSDLARWARGPRDSDGTTPLDDPLVAERIGRMAVEEEVARLLALQVRATSERGEPPAVEGAMAKLFRTEAAQRHHSDALDILGADGILAPGAPGAPDAGLFEAGFRSAVVETIRGGSSEILREIIAERRLGLPRTRPRQ; from the coding sequence GTGGACTTCTCCGTGACCGACGAGCTCGCCGCTCACCGCGACGCCGCCCGGCAGTGGGTCGTCGACAACGTCCGTCCCGCCTGGGTGGAGGAGCAGTACCGGACGGGCGTCCATCAGACCATGGAACTCCATCGCCTGCTCGCGCGGGACGGCATCCTCGGCGCGGGCTGGCCCGCGGCCCACGGCGGCACGGAGGTCGTGCCCGAGTTCGCCCGAGCCCTGCACTCGGAGATCTCCCGCTTCGGTCTGGCGGCCGACGGCTGGTCGACGACGCTCATGGTCATCAACACGATCAACGAGGTCGGCACCGAGTCGCAGAAGCGGGAGTACATCGGCGGCGCGCTACGCGGCGAAATACTGATCGCCCTCGGCTACACGGAGCCGGAATCCGGGTCCGACGTGGCGGCCGCGAAGACCACGGCCGTTCGGAACGAGGCAGGCTGGCTGATCAACGGCCAGAAGCTGTTCACGAGCACTGCCCAGTGCTGTAGCCACGTCTTCGTGCTGGCCCGCACCAACCCCGGGGTTCCGAAGCATCGCGGGCTGTCCCTGTTCCTGGTCCGCACCGACGATCCCGGCTTCGACCTGCGACCGATTCACACGCTCGGCGGCCAGCAGACGTGTGCCACCTACTACTCGGACGTCCAGGTTCCCGACTCGGCCCTCATCGGTGGCGTCGACGAGGGCTGGCGCGTCATGAAGGTCGCCCTCGTCCACGAACGCGGCTCGGACAACCTTGAGTTCGTGGAGACCCGGGTGTCCTCGGACCTGGCTCGCTGGGCGCGCGGCCCGCGGGATTCGGACGGCACCACCCCGCTGGATGATCCGCTGGTCGCCGAACGGATCGGTCGGATGGCCGTCGAGGAAGAGGTCGCGCGCCTCCTGGCCCTGCAGGTCCGCGCGACCTCGGAACGCGGAGAACCCCCCGCGGTGGAAGGTGCCATGGCGAAACTGTTCCGGACCGAGGCCGCTCAGCGTCACCACAGCGACGCGCTCGACATCCTCGGTGCCGACGGGATACTCGCCCCAGGCGCGCCTGGGGCGCCCGACGCCGGGCTGTTCGAGGCCGGCTTCCGGTCGGCGGTGGTGGAGACCATCCGCGGGGGATCGAGTGAGATCCTGCGAGAGATCATCGCCGAGAGGCGCCTCGGCCTGCCCCGCACCCGTCCCCGGCAGTAG
- a CDS encoding acyl-CoA dehydrogenase family protein, which yields MDLSPSADQSALRDSLVQLLEKESTTTSVRASEPLGFDGNLWRKVTQLGIPTIGVPEGQGGGGGGQLDVAIAAECFGAHLAAVPVVEAAVVNDLLMTLDATDPSAAALAAEVVAGDLLGTVALHPAAGGLARLVPAGAVANLVIALDGDRLVARRRSDLGPDRPGQPIPNLGSLPLGHCDLRADEVTVLADGELAVALHRRAVCRWKALTAAALVGLGRRALEIGIDYVQQRRAFGITIASFQTIQHRLADNATALDGARLLAFEASWAADSNRPDAERLATMAFLFASETAFRTASESLHFHGGYGYTLEYDIQLYFRRAKAWPAQAGDPRAQYADLARQLTERDGF from the coding sequence GTGGACCTCAGCCCATCCGCCGATCAGTCAGCACTGCGCGACAGCCTCGTTCAACTCCTGGAGAAGGAGTCGACGACAACGTCCGTGCGGGCGTCGGAACCACTCGGCTTCGACGGGAACCTGTGGCGGAAGGTAACCCAGTTAGGCATCCCCACGATCGGAGTTCCGGAAGGCCAGGGCGGTGGCGGAGGTGGCCAGCTCGACGTCGCCATCGCGGCCGAGTGCTTCGGAGCACACCTGGCGGCGGTTCCCGTCGTCGAGGCAGCCGTCGTGAACGACCTGCTGATGACCTTGGACGCGACCGATCCGTCCGCCGCGGCGCTGGCCGCTGAGGTCGTGGCCGGCGACCTGCTCGGAACAGTGGCGCTGCACCCGGCAGCCGGTGGCCTCGCCCGGCTCGTACCGGCCGGAGCGGTCGCCAACCTGGTGATCGCGCTGGATGGGGACCGTCTCGTCGCCAGACGACGGTCGGATCTTGGGCCCGACCGGCCTGGGCAGCCGATCCCGAACCTCGGGTCCCTACCCTTGGGCCACTGCGACCTGCGCGCCGACGAGGTCACCGTGCTCGCTGACGGCGAGCTGGCGGTGGCGCTGCACCGGCGGGCGGTGTGTCGATGGAAGGCACTGACCGCCGCGGCCCTCGTCGGGCTGGGGCGCAGGGCCCTGGAGATCGGGATCGACTACGTCCAGCAGCGCCGCGCGTTCGGGATCACGATCGCCAGTTTCCAGACGATCCAGCACCGGCTGGCCGACAACGCGACCGCGCTCGACGGGGCACGACTGCTGGCCTTCGAGGCGTCCTGGGCAGCGGACTCGAACCGCCCCGACGCCGAGCGGCTGGCGACGATGGCGTTCCTGTTCGCCTCGGAGACCGCCTTCAGGACGGCTTCGGAGAGCCTCCACTTCCATGGAGGCTACGGCTACACCCTCGAGTACGACATCCAGCTGTACTTCCGCAGGGCCAAGGCCTGGCCCGCGCAGGCCGGCGATCCGCGCGCGCAGTACGCCGACCTCGCTCGCCAGCTCACCGAACGGGACGGTTTCTGA
- a CDS encoding cytochrome P450 yields the protein MTVSGGSELYYDPFDFEIDTDPYPVWRRMRDEQPLYYNELYKFYALSRYEDASAALTDWQTYRSGRGSILEVIRANIDIPSGMILFEDPPRHDLHRALLARVFTPKKMLALEPKVREFTARCLDPFVGSGTFDFVADLGAQMPMRTIGYLLGIPESDQEAIRDRQARSLTGGQESADLYQAVTVDSSMFVDYIDWRANNPSDDLMTELLTAEFTDETGTLRKLTRDEVLTYVTLLSGAGNETTTRLIGWTGKLLAEHPDQRRELAADRSLVPNAIEEILRYEAPSPIQARYVARDVELYGQTVPAGSIMTLLNASANRDDRHFPDADHFDIHRRIDRHLSFGYGIHFCLGAALARLEGRVALDEILRRWSEWEIDSENATMDRTSTTRGWRRLPAFLG from the coding sequence GTGACGGTCAGCGGTGGCAGCGAGCTCTACTACGACCCGTTCGATTTCGAGATCGACACCGATCCGTACCCGGTCTGGCGACGGATGCGCGATGAACAACCGCTCTACTACAACGAGTTGTACAAGTTCTACGCGCTGAGCCGGTACGAGGACGCCTCCGCCGCGCTCACCGACTGGCAGACCTACCGCTCCGGGCGAGGGTCCATCCTCGAGGTCATCCGGGCCAACATCGACATACCGTCCGGCATGATCCTCTTCGAGGACCCGCCGCGGCACGACCTACACAGAGCGCTGCTCGCCCGGGTCTTCACGCCGAAGAAGATGCTCGCTCTCGAGCCCAAGGTCCGGGAGTTCACCGCGCGTTGCCTCGACCCGTTCGTCGGGTCCGGCACCTTCGACTTCGTCGCCGACCTGGGCGCCCAGATGCCGATGCGCACCATCGGCTACCTGCTCGGCATCCCGGAGAGCGACCAGGAGGCGATCCGCGACCGGCAGGCCCGGAGCCTGACCGGCGGGCAGGAGTCCGCGGACCTCTACCAGGCCGTGACGGTGGACAGCTCGATGTTCGTCGACTACATCGACTGGCGCGCGAACAACCCCTCCGACGACCTGATGACCGAACTGCTCACCGCCGAGTTCACCGACGAGACCGGAACCCTCCGAAAGCTGACCCGCGACGAGGTCCTCACCTACGTCACCCTGCTCTCCGGCGCCGGAAACGAGACAACCACCCGCCTCATCGGCTGGACCGGCAAGCTGCTCGCCGAGCACCCGGACCAGCGCCGGGAACTCGCGGCGGACCGGTCGCTGGTCCCGAACGCGATCGAGGAGATCCTCCGGTACGAGGCGCCGTCGCCGATCCAGGCCCGGTACGTGGCCCGCGACGTCGAGCTCTACGGCCAGACCGTTCCCGCCGGCAGCATCATGACCCTGCTCAACGCCTCCGCGAACCGCGACGACCGGCACTTCCCCGACGCCGACCACTTCGACATCCACCGCAGGATCGACCGCCACCTCAGCTTCGGCTACGGCATCCATTTCTGCCTCGGCGCCGCGCTCGCCCGGCTGGAGGGCCGCGTCGCCCTCGACGAGATCCTGAGGCGCTGGAGTGAATGGGAGATCGATTCGGAGAACGCCACGATGGACCGCACGTCGACGACCCGTGGCTGGAGACGTCTACCTGCCTTCCTCGGCTGA
- a CDS encoding SDR family oxidoreductase, which yields MNEGTGATPGTVVITGGGTGIGQAAAQKFAVLGWRVVVGGRREAKLAETAALVEKEGGSCLTHRLDVTDGESVERFFDAAEATFGTVTAVVSNAANARYGPLEDFSPDEIHREVATKLVGGLYVAGRAIRGLRAAGVGGDILFMTSLAGAQPWPLHLPYAAASAGLEHAARTLRMELEGTGIRVTTLRCGETMGTDFSTTERESGRIQSANELWFRRGLLRHTGLMTPARVADAIVAAITLPADYQYDNLTVIPTAPVGDLPHSHEEWGAAMMERYLPSS from the coding sequence ATGAATGAAGGTACCGGCGCGACCCCTGGCACGGTCGTGATCACCGGAGGAGGTACGGGAATCGGCCAGGCGGCCGCTCAGAAATTCGCCGTTCTCGGATGGAGAGTCGTCGTGGGCGGCCGGCGGGAGGCCAAGCTGGCGGAGACCGCGGCACTCGTCGAAAAGGAGGGCGGCTCCTGTCTGACGCACAGGCTTGACGTGACGGATGGCGAGTCCGTTGAGCGGTTCTTCGACGCGGCCGAGGCCACGTTCGGTACAGTGACCGCGGTCGTGAGTAACGCCGCCAACGCGCGGTACGGCCCCCTCGAGGATTTCTCGCCGGACGAGATACACCGCGAGGTCGCGACAAAGCTCGTCGGCGGGCTGTACGTGGCCGGCCGGGCGATCCGGGGGCTACGCGCGGCCGGCGTCGGCGGTGACATTCTCTTCATGACGTCGCTCGCCGGCGCGCAACCGTGGCCGCTTCACCTTCCGTACGCCGCGGCGAGCGCTGGCCTGGAGCATGCCGCCAGGACGTTACGCATGGAGCTGGAAGGAACCGGCATCCGCGTCACCACCTTGCGCTGCGGCGAGACCATGGGCACGGACTTCAGCACCACCGAGCGTGAGAGTGGCCGTATCCAGTCCGCTAACGAACTGTGGTTCCGGCGAGGCCTGTTGCGCCACACCGGCCTGATGACGCCGGCAAGAGTGGCGGACGCGATCGTCGCAGCGATCACGCTGCCTGCCGACTACCAGTACGACAACCTGACGGTGATTCCGACCGCTCCGGTCGGCGACCTGCCTCACAGTCACGAGGAATGGGGCGCTGCGATGATGGAACGCTACCTCCCCTCATCGTGA
- a CDS encoding TetR/AcrR family transcriptional regulator: MGRPTAPLVDRDDAISRALDIIDRDGLKALSLRRLGSDLGVSAAALYHHFADKQEILRGVVDLVFATEIVTPVESESWEEHVLHSIARYRAALVAHPNAAPLMTLGGPSAPPLDNVPREFIVRKMLKEGVPERYCYPIIESAAMLAFGSAMMNPKQLSPAERFQLDESTKVAGLRRVIDGTYETATELFSLELRALIRGWRAILEED, from the coding sequence ATGGGACGCCCGACTGCGCCGCTGGTCGATCGCGATGACGCGATCTCCAGGGCCCTCGACATCATCGATCGTGATGGACTCAAGGCGCTGAGTCTGCGCAGACTCGGCAGTGATCTCGGCGTCAGCGCGGCTGCGCTCTACCATCATTTCGCCGACAAGCAGGAAATTCTGCGTGGAGTGGTCGATCTCGTCTTCGCGACCGAGATTGTCACACCAGTCGAAAGCGAATCGTGGGAGGAGCACGTTCTGCATTCGATCGCCCGCTATCGTGCCGCCCTGGTTGCCCATCCCAATGCGGCACCCTTGATGACGCTCGGTGGGCCGTCCGCCCCGCCTCTCGACAACGTGCCCCGTGAGTTCATCGTGAGAAAGATGCTGAAGGAGGGAGTGCCAGAACGCTACTGCTACCCGATCATCGAGAGTGCCGCGATGCTGGCGTTCGGCTCCGCGATGATGAATCCAAAGCAACTGTCTCCCGCCGAGCGGTTCCAGTTGGACGAGTCGACGAAGGTGGCCGGTCTGCGGCGGGTCATCGATGGAACGTATGAGACCGCGACCGAGCTTTTCTCTCTTGAACTGAGAGCATTGATCCGAGGCTGGCGGGCGATCCTCGAAGAGGATTGA
- a CDS encoding SCO5389 family protein, with the protein MSLDVPTALLEKAESGPVADAEFVDCVRQSLPYAWSVVSQVATDLRTSDGEFADHAVTPPSEAERGQLLRALASDAIRAGLERHFGVKLAFQNCHRVAAFRLAAVGGDRYQAFTSPRGQLLNQSPTLRNC; encoded by the coding sequence ATGTCCCTCGACGTCCCCACCGCACTGCTGGAGAAGGCCGAGTCCGGGCCCGTCGCCGACGCCGAGTTCGTCGACTGCGTACGGCAGTCCCTGCCCTACGCCTGGAGCGTCGTCAGCCAGGTCGCCACCGACCTGCGCACGAGTGACGGGGAGTTCGCCGACCACGCCGTCACGCCGCCGAGCGAGGCGGAGCGGGGCCAGCTGCTGCGGGCACTGGCCAGCGACGCGATCCGCGCCGGCCTGGAGCGGCACTTCGGCGTGAAGCTCGCTTTCCAGAACTGCCACCGCGTCGCCGCGTTCCGGCTCGCAGCCGTCGGCGGCGACCGCTACCAGGCCTTCACCTCACCCCGCGGGCAGTTGCTCAACCAGTCCCCGACCCTGCGCAACTGCTGA
- a CDS encoding PP2C family protein-serine/threonine phosphatase, with amino-acid sequence MSSQSTGSAPPRDPAAGRWPGVRRWAARLTPLAVLAVVIAVDLTARRNWTLLELLVLCPLVAATLVRPWLTAVYAALAVISAVLLGLDEDLYSPENRGLLAQFLRVGGVALGGVIAVLVSGYHARRERKLRTVTHVAQVAQRAILAPLAPVIDGVRLAGHYESAAREATVGGDLYEATESPWGLRLIIGDVRGKGLDAVHLASRVLGGFRMAAARAEHLSDVVADLDTEVAKASGLDDFVTAAVLQIKGRRLTLANAGHPDPILLEDDAARPLAPAGRQPPLGLGADGTNTIAVSARPGSRLLLYTDGLAEARQPGTGEFIPLLSCVRGAFTHRTLDAGLDELVRQLRDWTENTLSDDVALIAVEIPGPGPPADPPA; translated from the coding sequence GTGAGCAGTCAGTCCACAGGCTCCGCGCCCCCACGCGACCCGGCCGCGGGACGGTGGCCGGGGGTCAGGCGGTGGGCTGCGCGGCTCACGCCCCTGGCCGTGCTCGCGGTGGTCATCGCTGTCGACCTGACCGCGCGGCGTAACTGGACCCTTCTTGAGCTGCTGGTCCTCTGCCCCCTGGTGGCGGCGACCCTCGTCCGGCCGTGGCTCACCGCCGTGTACGCGGCCCTGGCGGTCATCAGCGCGGTCCTGCTGGGCCTCGACGAAGATCTCTACAGTCCGGAGAACCGGGGACTGCTGGCCCAGTTCCTGCGCGTCGGCGGGGTCGCGCTCGGCGGCGTCATCGCGGTCCTCGTCAGCGGCTACCACGCCCGCCGTGAGCGAAAACTTCGAACCGTGACCCACGTGGCGCAGGTGGCGCAGCGCGCCATCCTCGCGCCGCTCGCCCCGGTCATCGACGGCGTACGACTCGCCGGGCACTACGAGAGCGCCGCGCGGGAGGCGACCGTCGGCGGTGACCTCTACGAGGCCACCGAAAGCCCCTGGGGCCTGCGCCTGATCATCGGCGACGTGCGCGGCAAGGGACTCGACGCGGTCCATCTCGCGAGCCGCGTGCTCGGCGGCTTCCGGATGGCCGCCGCCCGCGCCGAGCACCTCAGCGACGTCGTCGCCGACCTCGATACCGAGGTCGCGAAGGCCAGCGGCCTCGACGACTTCGTCACCGCGGCCGTCCTACAGATCAAGGGCCGCCGCCTCACGTTGGCGAACGCCGGGCATCCGGACCCGATCCTGTTGGAGGACGACGCCGCGCGCCCGCTCGCACCGGCAGGACGACAGCCACCCCTCGGCCTCGGCGCCGACGGCACCAACACGATCGCCGTGTCGGCCCGGCCCGGCAGCCGCCTCCTCCTCTACACCGACGGCCTCGCCGAGGCACGCCAGCCGGGTACCGGCGAGTTCATCCCCCTCCTGTCCTGCGTGCGGGGCGCGTTCACCCACCGCACGCTGGACGCCGGCCTCGACGAGCTCGTACGCCAGCTCCGCGACTGGACCGAGAACACCCTCAGCGACGACGTGGCGCTCATCGCCGTCGAGATCCCCGGACCAGGCCCACCCGCCGACCCGCCCGCGTGA
- a CDS encoding CocE/NonD family hydrolase, producing MPKTSPAAATARPRRRSRRQRLLDSLTHGRLKGPHAVTTDYRVISDLRIPMRDGVVLLADHLAPVGASRGTVLVRGPYGFDTVVTALTGGLYASRGFDVLLVRCRGTFGSGGTFDPMVTEIDDAADTVAWLRDQPWFGGRFATAGGSYLGFTQWALLTDPPPELAAALIQVAPHDFGRVAYLGGAFTLFDFLSWSDSIAHQEETGLLTSLRRRATADRRATEAVARLPVATCSDEICDGRAAWFQDWTTRRDLDDPFWAPMRLSAALDRVQVPVLLQTGWQDMFLQQTIEQYEHLRGRGLDVALTVGPWTHLGIATRGSRIVAPESLDWLAEHLAQDAQRRRPQPVHVVTTGSGQWRDLPAWPPPARDHVLYPHPDGSLGSHAADDGATASFTYDPADPTPTRGGRGSSPRSAGYQDDTALARRADVLTFTGPALTEPLAVAGLPVVELAHSCDNPHADLFVRVSEVDRKGRSRNVSDGFVRLSPDETTGTVRVTLDPMDHRFAAGSRIRLLVAGGSFPHWERNLGTDADPATSIALRPSARVVQLCGSRLVLPVTSA from the coding sequence ATGCCGAAGACCTCGCCCGCGGCGGCGACCGCGCGGCCCCGGCGCCGCTCCCGGCGCCAGCGCCTCCTCGACAGCCTGACCCACGGCCGGCTAAAGGGGCCACACGCGGTCACGACCGACTACCGCGTCATCAGCGACCTGCGAATCCCGATGCGGGACGGCGTCGTCCTGCTGGCCGACCATCTGGCGCCCGTCGGCGCGAGCCGCGGCACCGTCCTCGTCCGTGGCCCGTACGGCTTCGACACCGTGGTGACCGCCCTGACCGGTGGGCTCTACGCGTCGCGCGGCTTCGACGTGCTGCTGGTCCGCTGCCGGGGCACGTTCGGGTCCGGCGGCACGTTCGACCCGATGGTCACCGAGATCGACGACGCGGCCGACACCGTCGCCTGGCTGCGGGACCAGCCCTGGTTCGGCGGCCGGTTCGCGACCGCGGGCGGCTCCTATCTGGGCTTCACCCAGTGGGCGCTGCTCACGGACCCGCCCCCGGAGCTCGCGGCCGCCCTGATCCAGGTGGCACCGCACGACTTCGGCCGGGTGGCGTACCTGGGCGGCGCCTTCACCCTGTTCGACTTCCTGAGCTGGAGCGACAGCATCGCGCACCAGGAGGAGACGGGCCTGCTCACCTCGCTACGACGGCGGGCGACGGCGGACCGGCGGGCGACCGAGGCGGTGGCTCGGCTCCCGGTGGCGACCTGCTCGGACGAGATCTGCGACGGACGCGCGGCATGGTTCCAGGACTGGACGACCCGCCGCGACCTGGACGACCCCTTCTGGGCCCCGATGCGGCTGTCCGCCGCCCTCGACCGCGTCCAGGTGCCCGTGCTGCTGCAGACCGGCTGGCAGGACATGTTCCTCCAGCAGACCATCGAGCAGTACGAGCACCTGCGTGGCCGGGGCCTCGACGTGGCGCTCACCGTCGGGCCGTGGACGCACCTCGGGATAGCGACCCGCGGCTCCCGGATCGTGGCGCCCGAGTCCCTGGACTGGCTGGCGGAGCACCTCGCCCAGGACGCCCAGCGCCGCCGGCCCCAGCCGGTGCACGTCGTCACCACCGGGAGCGGGCAGTGGCGCGACCTGCCCGCCTGGCCGCCACCCGCGCGGGACCACGTGCTGTACCCCCATCCCGACGGGAGCCTCGGCAGCCACGCCGCCGACGACGGCGCCACGGCGTCGTTCACCTACGACCCAGCCGACCCGACGCCGACCCGCGGCGGCCGGGGAAGCTCGCCCCGCTCCGCCGGCTACCAGGACGACACCGCGCTCGCCCGGCGCGCCGACGTGCTCACCTTCACCGGTCCCGCCCTGACCGAGCCGCTGGCGGTGGCGGGCCTCCCGGTTGTCGAGCTGGCGCACTCCTGCGACAACCCGCACGCGGATCTGTTCGTCCGGGTGAGCGAGGTCGACCGCAAGGGCCGCTCGCGCAACGTCAGCGACGGATTCGTCCGGCTCTCCCCCGATGAGACGACCGGAACGGTGCGCGTGACGCTCGACCCCATGGACCATCGGTTCGCCGCCGGCAGCCGCATTCGGCTTCTCGTCGCCGGCGGCTCCTTCCCACACTGGGAACGCAACCTCGGCACCGACGCCGATCCGGCCACGAGCATCGCCCTTCGACCCTCGGCGCGCGTCGTCCAGCTCTGCGGCTCCCGCCTCGTCCTCCCGGTCACCAGCGCCTGA